Proteins from a genomic interval of Chryseobacterium indologenes:
- a CDS encoding response regulator transcription factor, whose translation MKKSIVIVDDHILIAKALEGIIGNFNEFEVIYVCENGKDLIQKLGDGNPIPDIILLDISMPIMDGFETAVWLTKNHPDIKIMALSMQGDDNSVIKMIRSGAKGYLLKNTHPKDLETALTRLNTDGFFYPEWASKIIFSNLNKDKQTETTIRISEREKEFLKYTVTELSYKEIADKMCCSPRTVESYRDQLCEKLELKTRVGLAVFAIKNGFAG comes from the coding sequence ATGAAAAAATCAATTGTCATTGTTGACGACCATATACTTATCGCAAAAGCACTGGAAGGCATTATTGGTAATTTTAACGAATTTGAGGTAATCTATGTCTGCGAAAACGGAAAGGACCTTATCCAGAAACTCGGAGATGGTAACCCCATCCCGGACATTATACTTTTAGATATCAGCATGCCTATTATGGATGGTTTCGAAACGGCTGTATGGCTGACAAAAAATCATCCTGACATCAAAATCATGGCACTTAGCATGCAGGGAGATGATAACAGTGTCATCAAAATGATCAGAAGCGGAGCCAAAGGATATTTGTTAAAAAACACCCATCCAAAAGACCTGGAAACAGCACTTACAAGGCTCAATACCGATGGATTCTTTTATCCTGAATGGGCTTCAAAAATTATATTTTCCAACCTTAATAAAGATAAACAAACAGAAACTACGATAAGAATTTCTGAACGGGAAAAAGAATTCCTCAAATACACTGTTACCGAGCTTAGTTATAAAGAAATTGCAGACAAAATGTGTTGTAGTCCCAGAACTGTAGAAAGCTACCGTGATCAGCTGTGTGAAAAACTGGAATTAAAAACCCGTGTAGGACTAGCTGTTTTCGCCATTAAAAACGGTTTTGCAGGCTAA